atagctagtccatcgtctcggtaaagtcctacgtttatattaagatcctggagtatatatatatatatattacactactattccccgaaggggaggtgaatagtggtgtatatatccaccgctcttcaccgaccctgagggggatagttgttttagtatttaccaaatcagatggataaaaaatgccgcttcattaatggctacaatttcttcttatgaaactttcgcgaaacgacgcgccatttttctctccgttcgcaaaacagtgaatagccaatcaaaacgcgcaacaattgctatccactgatttggtaaatactatatatatatatatatatatatatatatataaaaactctcacaagcatccaatgtgtgtagatgttttcctcataaaacaatatatcaaacacaaatgaagataagacacattgtaaagaccacctatatttcgaccaacttgtcggtcttcgtcagggtgagtcaccctgacgaagaccgacaagttggtcgaaatataggtggtctttacaatgtgtcttatcttcatttgtgtttgatatatatatatatatatatatatatatatatatatatatatatatatatatatataatttgcacgtAAGAGGATCgtcttccaacaaagaaactctttatttcagacccgacgcgtttcggcttctgccttcGTCAGGGGTCTTTGCTCTACGTTTAATTACATATGATTAGAGCTTTTCTTCGATGAGGCAATAAAGCGTGTGGTTCAGTAATTGAATGTCAATTACATAGCTCTCTATTTGATGATTTACAAGACGGCCAAGagtaaatatgtatatatatgtttGATATCTGAGTCGTTTTCTAGTAGAATTTTATATAACGTAAGATGTGTCCTCATTAACCTGATGCGTTACTGCTCACATTCAGAAATCGTGAAACGTGCGAAAGATCTCCCCGCCATACCAACCGTATCAGGGAGAAGCCATTTTGgttttgaaacgaggctggacgggcgTAAACAATGTACTCTAAATGAATAATCTATTCTAAGGATGGCGTGCATTGTCGTTTCTATTTATCCCTCGGAAAATTAAGGTAagatatatagattattacatgttacgagtctgatatcgtttttattcacgagtttttaataccatatcgcgaacgagcgattcttcgagcgagtgagcgagtgcaagaaagcgttgataaaactgcaaagcaattcttcccgccaaatttgacgccaggcgtcagcttaAATATAAcatgcaacccgattggtccaaccaaattgtTACAATCTAtatgattggacaattcaaacccgtgaagtgatatgatatcattttactcagtgaaataatttcatttcacttcacgggtatcgatcatttttattcacggctttatcacactgatatccacacataatttGCAATAAAGATCTTTACCAGTATCATGCAGTTTGTCCTTATTAGAGTGAGGAACCCAACACTGTTCATTCGccatctttgcaattttgatGCCTGTCaggcctcgtttcaaatccaaaatggcggctgcgttTTAAGGGTGTATTACGGTCTCTCTTGGCAATGGTCTCAGTCCTACAATATCGAAGGGTTGTACTTACTTGATGTAAAAGTAGCCTTGAATCCCTTGTATGTGGTAGTGTCATTACTATCGCTGTGAAAATGTACCCAGACCATGTTTCCAGCGCTGTGAATTTCACTCGGTAAATTATTGCCACACATCGGTCTCGCAAGGACCGCGCCACAAACGCCTTTAATTTCTTCTGGAAAGTTTGGGTCCTGAAAGTACGCCTCTCTGATCTCCAGATAATCGTTTTGGCAATGCTCGCTTTGTTCCAATTCAAACGACTCAAACTTGATTTGGATTTGATGTCCTTCCGGTGCGAGAAGATACCACTCCCAATTGAAATTCGCCGGATAGTTCTTCCAGCCAAATTTTGGAGTGCTAATCTGGCCACTAGATACATTTAGGAATGTCTGTTGTCCACTGTCAGCTGCGAAGAAAATGACTTaagtgaaaaataaacacaCGCTATAAAAAGGTCAATAGCTAATGAAACCAATGTATTTCCATATATACCCATGCATGTGATACCTCCTGGTCAAGCTGGTATGTtcacgtttcattttgttttctacTCCTTATCGCAAAAGAGGAATTAAATGGCAAGTCAATGCTTTGTTTCCGGAATCATGAATATAGCTTAGTTAATATTTACTGATCCCAAAGCAAGTTAATGAACCCTAAATTTTCATATCTCAAGAGATAACAATCTCTGTAGCCCTTACTTGCCCCTTCAATTCTTTGCCTGATATTGGTGTGTGCGAGTGATTTCACTGAGAGAGGAATGGATTGATATAAGAAGGAAAGCTTCCACATCTCGCACCATTCCTCTCGCGCCTCCCTTGCTTCACAAACTCATCagttattaaaaacaataagaacgGAGCAGTAACTTACGACTATCTGACTTTATAATAAACGAGATCTTGATTCCGCTGTGGTGGATGGAGTCGTCCGTTTTGAGCCGTAGATACACATTTTGTCCGTCTAACTCTTCAAGCGCCGACATTGTCCCTTGAAGCCGGTGATAGTAATTCAAATAGTCGGGACTGTATCGCCCGCATCTTCCGTCCTTCAGATCTTCGTAAGAATCCGTGGCACTGAAAGTATCGCATTCACAGTCAAGACACTCTTCGATCTCAAAACTACGGACAAAAAGGAAAGCTGAATGTCAGTTAGATAATTTACATCTCAAAGTCGGCTTTAATGTGGAAAAAATTGCTTATTATTACACGTGGTGATTTAGATGGTCAAATGATTTAGGTTGTCAGAGCCAGAAAATTCTCAAGCTGGGTTGAATTTTTGTTATCAACGAAAACGGTCTTGAAGAAAATGCTATTTTCTAATTTCCGTTCAGATCCATCTTGGTTTTTGCTTCATTGGTCCCGTTCACGAAGTATACTTGATTGATTGATGTTTTATAAAATACGAGCTCTTCCTTATCTGTGTAGTTTTTGTCCTCCATTAGTGAGAGAGAGATCTAACTATCATCCTCGTTCTGTAAAcgatttttctttgccttttgctCGTACTGTACTGAAGCCCGAGTTATAAAAGATCTTTTGCCTCCGCTGCGCACTCGTTGGGTGATAGCCTGGTTTTGGCATCTGACATTTGAACAGTGTTCCTAATATTGTTTTCAACTCAATGCAGTTTTTTGCACTCTGTTTTACGTGCTGTAATTTAATAGGGGCCGATTACATGACCTGCGTCGGCCCGGTTAGGCTGGCTGGCTCGGTTTGCCAGAGGTGAAgttcagcccggtattacatgaaGCGAGCCAGCCCGTCTTGgtctaaataaaaaaaaaacaaaaacaaatctgCAACAAAAAGTCGCGGTGGCTCTTTTTCCCGAAACTATTATTAAAATTGAGTATTTCACGCTTTAAACTAGCCTGCTAGTTTTTCTatcttatatatatattttacttaagcgaaaaaatattttacttAAGCAAAAAAAGCTTGGTTATTTGGCTGAAAAGTTGAATAAAATGTTCAGAAATCGCCAGTCCGGGAAACAGGGCTAGCCCAGCGACCACGATTACTTGGAAAAGTCTCAGCCCAGTTGATCCAGTCCCGGCATCGCGATGCCAAGATCTCTGCTAACCTGGCTGGCTCGGTTGTCATGtgatgacaaatttttttcGTTTCGTAAAATAAATTGAAAGTTGTGTAAAAAAG
This genomic stretch from Acropora muricata isolate sample 2 chromosome 5, ASM3666990v1, whole genome shotgun sequence harbors:
- the LOC136916535 gene encoding bone morphogenetic protein 1-like, with amino-acid sequence MSTVCPHGITNITRKISGEIVYPSSGTYGANETKCWRIEIPKPYVGIGIIYHRFEIEECLDCECDTFSATDSYEDLKDGRCGRYSPDYLNYYHRLQGTMSALEELDGQNVYLRLKTDDSIHHSGIKISFIIKSDSPDSGQQTFLNVSSGQISTPKFGWKNYPANFNWEWYLLAPEGHQIQIKFESFELEQSEHCQNDYLEIREAYFQDPNFPEEIKGVCGAVLARPMCGNNLPSEIHSAGNMVWVHFHSDSNDTTTYKGFKATFTSSKYNPSIL